One region of Bombus affinis isolate iyBomAffi1 chromosome 5, iyBomAffi1.2, whole genome shotgun sequence genomic DNA includes:
- the LOC126916012 gene encoding dehydrogenase/reductase SDR family protein 7-like → MREETLKGWHLIWWLFTLFGFPITIPWLIYHFFDVMQRKRRKSMLSGKVVIITGASSGLGEALAHIFYDCGCKLILISRRKEELQRVKNDLMNIHVTIPTHPPVIVPLDLTNINSLQTEVSKMIDIHGKIDILINNAGISYRGEVVNTNMDVDIKIMLTNYFAQIALTKAVLPYMIQQKSGHIICVSSIQGKISIPYRSAYAASKYALQAWCDCCRAEMYDQNIKVTTVSPGYVRTSLSQNALTGNGQIYGVMDKNTQEGYSPEYVADRILKAVLKEEKDVFIAPFIPKCAVYLRTLCPSLYFWIMQKRAKKTKES, encoded by the exons ATGAGAGAAGAAACATTAAAAGGTTGGCATCTTATATGGTGGTTATTTACGTTATTTGGATTTCCAATTACTATCCCATGGTTGATATATCATTTCTTTGATGTAATGcaacgaaaaagaagaaaaagtatGTTAAGTGGGAAG GTTGTGATAATAACTGGAGCTAGTTCTGGATTAGGAGAGGCATTAGCACATATTTTCTATGACTGTGGCTGTAAACTTATTTTAATTTCTAGAAGAAAGGAGGAATTGCAAAGAGTGAAAAATGACTTAATGAATATTCATGTT ACAATACCAACTCATCCTCCAGTAATTGTACCATTAGATCTAACTAATATCAATTCTCTACAAACTGAAGTTTCAAAAATGATAGATATCCATGGAAAGATTGATATTTTGATTAATAATGCTGGCATTTCTTATAGAGGTGAAGTTGTTAATACAAATATGGATGTAGATATAAAAATAATGCTTACAAATTACTTTGCTCAAATTGCTTTGACAAAAG CTGTCCTCCCATATATGATTCAGCAGAAGTCAGGTCACATAATATGTGTTAGTAGCATACAAGGAAAAATTTCAATACCATACAG GTCTGCATATGCAGCTTCTAAATATGCATTACAAGCCTGGTGCGATTGTTGTAGAGCAGAAATGTATGACCAAAATATAAAAGTTACAACTGTTAGTCCTGGTTATGTAAGAACCTCTCTTTCACAGAATGCATTGACAGGAAATGGACAAATTTATGGAG TAATGGATAAAAACACACAAGAGGGATATTCTCCAGAATATGTAGCAGATCGTATTTTAAAAGCAGTattgaaagaagagaaagatgtATTTATTGCACCATTTATTCCAAAATGTGCAGTATATTTACGCACTTTATGTCCATCATTGTATTTCTGGATAATGCAAAAACGAGCTAAAAAGACAAAAGAATCATAA
- the LOC126916029 gene encoding transmembrane protein 11 homolog, mitochondrial, whose amino-acid sequence MVDEAGDRDDPSNVAIIKEVYDNENAHETFEYELERALESECSLIVIEPSKLGDETSRWIAVGNCLHKTAALSGLAAITTGLIWGDQPYICGPLGFISVISCGLYTVSWQFDPCCQYQVETDTSKLPHVELLAVLGPSSPTFLVRKDDTRRRILHTTITLVALSISAWRVYQAFK is encoded by the exons ATGGTAGATGAAGCTGGTGACAG GGATGATCCCTCAAATGTTGCCATCATCAAAGaggtatacgataacgaaaatGCACATGAGACATTTGAATATGAACTAGAAAGAGCATTAGAATCTGAATGCAGTTTAATTGTTATTGAGCCATCTAAATTAGGTGATGAAACCTCCAGATGGATAGCAGTAGGAAATTGTCTTCATAAGACTGCAGCATTGTCTGGTCTTGCTGCCATAACTACAG GTTTGATTTGGGGTGACCAGCCCTATATTTGTGGTCCCTTAGGTTTTATATCTGTAATATCCTGTGGACTTTATACTGTTTCTTGGCAGTTTGATCCCTGCTGCCAATATCAAGTAGAGACTGACACAAGCAAATTACCACATGTAGAATTGTTAGCAGTTCTAGGACCATCGTCTCCAACATTTCTCGTAAGAAAAGATGATACAAGAAGAAGAATTCTTCACACGACTATTACATTGGTAGCTCTTAGCATCAGTGCTTGGAGAGTTTATCAGGCATTTAAATGA